In endosymbiont of unidentified scaly snail isolate Monju, the following are encoded in one genomic region:
- a CDS encoding pyridoxamine 5'-phosphate oxidase family protein, producing MARRYPALTPEQTDFITRQHLFFVATAAPEGRVNLSPKGGNSLRVLDPRRVIWRNLTGSGNETAAHLRQSPRMTLMFCAFDGDPLILRLYGEADATHRNDPDWRELDAYFPPDPGARQIIELHIDLVQTSCGFGVPLFDYRGERHLLADWAWRKGEHGIRTYWAEKNQLSLDGLPTGIPAEPTGKTGE from the coding sequence ATGGCCAGGAGATACCCCGCCCTCACCCCGGAACAGACCGACTTCATTACACGCCAGCACTTGTTCTTCGTCGCCACCGCGGCACCCGAGGGACGGGTGAACCTCTCTCCCAAGGGCGGCAACAGCCTGCGCGTGCTCGATCCCCGACGGGTGATCTGGCGCAACCTCACCGGCAGCGGCAACGAGACCGCCGCCCACCTGCGCCAGAGCCCCCGCATGACCCTGATGTTCTGCGCCTTCGACGGCGATCCGCTGATCCTGCGCCTGTACGGCGAGGCCGATGCGACCCACCGCAACGATCCCGACTGGCGCGAATTGGACGCGTATTTCCCGCCCGACCCCGGTGCGCGCCAGATCATCGAGCTGCATATCGACCTGGTGCAGACCTCCTGCGGCTTCGGCGTGCCCCTATTCGACTATCGCGGCGAACGCCACCTGCTCGCCGACTGGGCCTGGCGCAAGGGCGAACACGGCATCCGCACCTACTGGGCGGAGAAGAACCAGCTCAGCCTCGACGGGCTGCCCACGGGAATACCTGCCGAGCCGACGGGGAAAACCGGGGAATAA